From a region of the Streptomyces caniferus genome:
- a CDS encoding NUDIX domain-containing protein has protein sequence MRWNNLSEKPVYANPWFRVNLADVELPDGRHLDHYLIRMRPVAVATVVNEAHEVLLLWRHRFITDTWGWELAAGVVEDGEDIAAAAAREMEEETGWRPGPLHHLLTVEPSNGLTDARHHIYWSEEGEYTGLPQDGFESDRREWVPLKLVPDMVARGEVPAANMAAALLMLHHLRLG, from the coding sequence GTGCGTTGGAACAACCTCAGCGAAAAGCCCGTCTATGCGAATCCCTGGTTCCGGGTCAATCTGGCCGATGTGGAACTGCCCGACGGCCGTCACCTGGATCACTACCTGATCCGGATGCGGCCCGTCGCCGTGGCCACGGTGGTCAATGAGGCCCATGAGGTGCTGCTGCTGTGGCGGCACCGGTTCATCACCGACACCTGGGGCTGGGAGCTGGCCGCCGGTGTCGTCGAGGACGGCGAGGACATCGCGGCGGCGGCCGCCCGGGAGATGGAGGAGGAGACCGGGTGGCGCCCGGGGCCCCTCCACCACCTCCTCACGGTGGAGCCCTCCAACGGCCTCACCGATGCCCGGCATCACATCTACTGGTCCGAGGAGGGCGAGTACACCGGCCTGCCCCAGGACGGCTTCGAATCCGACCGACGGGAGTGGGTGCCCTTGAAGCTGGTGCCCGACATGGTGGCGCGGGGGGAGGTGCCGGCCGCCAACATGGCCGCCGCACTGCTGATGCTGCATCACCTCCGGCTGGGCTGA